A genomic window from Ruminiclostridium cellulolyticum H10 includes:
- the rapZ gene encoding RNase adapter RapZ, whose protein sequence is MRFVIVTGMSGAGKSLVTKYLEDIGFFCVDNLPPALIPKFAEISAQSEGKMEKIALVIDIRGGELLHDLFPALEEVKKSGFSYEILFLEADDDVLVKRYKESRRQHPLAPEGRLLLGIREERKALQTIKSKANYIIDTSTLVTRQLKQEINGIFLEGKIFKGIIINVVSFGFKYGIPTDCDLVFDVRFIPNPYYIAPMKNQTGKDQMVKEFVLNASETKEFISKLDGMLDFLIPNYIKEGKSQLDIGIGCTGGRHRSVAIADEVYRRLEEKMHSVVIEHRDIEKDGKGVGK, encoded by the coding sequence ATGAGATTTGTAATAGTAACGGGAATGTCAGGGGCGGGCAAAAGCCTTGTTACCAAATATTTAGAGGATATAGGTTTTTTCTGCGTGGATAACCTTCCTCCTGCACTGATTCCTAAATTTGCCGAAATCAGTGCTCAGAGCGAGGGTAAAATGGAGAAAATTGCTCTGGTAATAGATATTAGAGGCGGTGAACTTTTACACGACCTTTTCCCGGCTTTAGAAGAGGTCAAGAAATCCGGATTCAGCTATGAAATACTGTTCCTTGAAGCGGATGATGATGTTCTTGTAAAGAGGTATAAGGAGAGCAGAAGGCAGCACCCCTTAGCACCGGAAGGCCGCCTGTTATTAGGTATCAGGGAAGAAAGGAAAGCCCTGCAGACTATAAAATCCAAGGCCAACTATATAATAGATACATCAACTCTTGTTACCAGACAGTTAAAACAAGAAATAAATGGCATATTCCTGGAAGGAAAAATCTTTAAAGGGATAATAATCAATGTGGTATCCTTTGGCTTTAAATATGGAATTCCAACTGATTGTGATCTTGTCTTTGATGTAAGGTTTATCCCAAACCCTTATTATATAGCTCCCATGAAAAATCAGACGGGAAAGGATCAGATGGTTAAGGAATTCGTACTTAACGCTTCTGAAACAAAGGAGTTTATTTCAAAGCTGGACGGTATGCTGGATTTCCTCATTCCCAACTATATAAAAGAAGGAAAGTCCCAGTTGGATATAGGTATAGGGTGTACAGGAGGGCGACACAGATCAGTTGCAATAGCCGATGAGGTATATAGAAGACTGGAAGAAAAAATGCATAGTGTTGTTATTGAACACAGGGATATAGAGAAAGACGGTAAAGGGGTTGGAAAATGA